The proteins below come from a single Miscanthus floridulus cultivar M001 chromosome 1, ASM1932011v1, whole genome shotgun sequence genomic window:
- the LOC136552156 gene encoding uncharacterized protein, whose product MDFDEYEYLEKTVEASGAPANGSSGPGSGDKDKERSSRRRSSGGDEERDDVERRSKRSRSEEGRDRDRERHRDRDRDRHRSSRERRDRDRDGKEKERDREKDKGRRSRDREREKEKEREREKDRQRRSRSRSERRRDDEERDRYRERDVRRRKEEPEPEVDPERDQRTVFAFQLSLKADERDVYEFFSRAGKVRDVRLIMDRNSRRSKGVGYIEFYDAMSVPMAIALSGQLLLGQQVMVKPSEAEKNLVQSNASSSGAASGGARKLYVGNLHSNINEDQLRQVFEPFGQVELVQLPLDPLTGLCKGFGFVQFVRLEDAKAAQSLNGQLEIAGRVIKVSAVTDQAGVQVSEATGDLDDDEGGGLALNASSRALLMQKLDRSGITTSLTGGMGTAGLSTPVVIPTVSVLGAAPATAPLLHPTVPGLGSIPGATLPITTPSIDLAPPNECLLLKNMFDPALETDPDFDLDIRDDVQEECSKFGQLKHIFVDKNTAGFVYLRFDSITAAMSAQKALHGRWFAGKMITATFMTPQQYEMKFPS is encoded by the exons ATGGACTTCGACGAGTACGAGTATCTGGAGAAGACGGTGGAAGCGTCCGGAGCGCCGGCCAACGGGTCGTCGGGCCCCGGGTCGGGGGATAAGGACAAGGAGCGCAGCTCACGCCGCCGCTCATCGGGCGGTGACGAAGAGCGTGACGACGTAGAGCGCAGATCGAAGCGTTCTCGCTCCGAGGAAGGCCGCGACCGCGATAGGGAGCGGCACAGGGACCGCGACCGCGACCGGCACCGCAGCAGTCGGGAGCGGCGGGACCGTGACCGTGACGGCAAGGAGAAAGAGCGGGACAGGGAGAAGGACAAGGGCAGGAGGAGCCGCGACCGCGAacgggagaaggagaaggagagggagagggagaaggatAGGCagcggaggagccggagccggtcgGAGCGACGCCGTGATGACGAAGAGCGTGATCGCTACCGTGAACGCGATGTCAG ACGTAGGAAAGAGGAGCCTGAACCTGAAGTTGATCCAGAAAGAGATCAGAGGACTGTGTTTGCTTTCCAG TTATCTTTGAAGGCAGATGAAAGGGACGTATATGAGTTTTTTTCTAGGGCTGGAAAG GTCCGGGATGTTCGTCTCATTATGGATCGAAATTCGCGACGTTCTAAAGGTGTCGG GTATATTGAATTCTATGATGCTATGTCTGTTCCAATGGCGATTGCTCTTTCTGGTCAGTTGCTTCTTGGTCAACAAGTGATGGTTAAGCCTTCAGAGGCTGAAAAGAATTTAGTTCAGTCAAATGCTTCTTCAAGTGGAGCTGCTTCAGGTGGAGCAAGGAAGTTGTATGTTGGAAATCTTCACTCGAACATTAATGAGGACCAGTTGCGACAG GTCTTTGAACCATTTGGACAAGTGGAGCTTGTCCAATTGCCATTGGATCCTCTCACTGGGCTATGCAAAGGTTTTGGTTTTGTGCAG TTTGTACGTCTTGAAGATGCAAAAGCGGCTCAGAGTTTGAATGGGCAACTTGAGATTGCTGGAAGAGTAATCAAg GTTTCAGCTGTGACAGACCAAGCAGGCGTGCAAGTTAGTGAAGCTACAGGAGATTTGGATGATGATGAAGGTGGAggcttg GCACTGAATGCCAGTTCCAGAGCTCTTCTAATGCAGAAATTGGACCGCAGTGGCATTACAACCAG TTTGACTGGTGGGATGGGCACTGCTGGTTTGAGTACTCCAGTGGTAATACCAACTGTATCTGTCCTTGGTGCTGCTCCAGCTACAGCTCCTCTTCTGCACCCTACAGTGCCTGGTCTTGGTTCAATTCCTGGGGCAACTCTTCCAATTACTACCCCGTCTATTGATTTGGCTCCACCTAATGAATGCCTATTGCTCAAGAATATGTTTGATCCAGCTTTGGAG ACGGATCCTGATTTTGATTTGGACATTAGAGATGATGTTCAGGAGGAATGTTCCAAGTTTGGTCAATTAAAACATATTTTTGTAGACAA AAATACTGCCGGTTTTGTGTACCTGCGGTTTGATAGTATAACAGCAGCTATGAGCGCACAGAAAGCACTTCATGGAAGATGGTTCGCAGGGAAGATGATAACAGCAACTTTTATG ACCCCTCAACAGTATGAAATGAAGTTTCCGAGCTAG
- the LOC136506909 gene encoding monooxygenase 2-like has translation MEAAEDVVIVGAGLAGLAAALGLHRKGVSSLVLESSPSLRASGFAFTTWKNAFRALDALGVGDKIRRQHLQAQTLRVMVSSTGEIAQEVDLTQQGKRGPNEIRCVRRDLLLQALEEELPRGTIRYSSRIVSIEEDGGVKVLQLADSSVIRAKVLVGCDGINSVVAKWLGLATPSYSGRSAARGFAHYPDGHGFEPKFLQFIGDGFRSGMLPCNENEIYWFFTWTPSENDKGVDESAAKMKQFVLSKLRGSKVPAEALAVIDRSEMSDVLAAPLRFRSPLSLATASIARGNVCVAGDALHPMTPDLGQGGCSALEDGVVLARCLGDALLLPAAKGKDEERVEAALREYAWIRRWRSVELVATAYAVGFIQQSDSAVVSFLRDRFLSGVLARRLLKMADYDCGTLAN, from the exons ATGGAGGCTGCCGAGGACGTCGTCATCGTGGGCGCCGGATTGGCCGGCCTCGCGGCGGCTCTCGGACTACACAG GAAAGGGGTGAGCAGCCTGGTGCTGGAGTCGTCGCCGTCGCTGCGGGCGTCGGGGTTCGCCTTCACCACGTGGAAGAACGCCTTCCGGGCGCTGGACGCCCTCGGCGTGGGCGACAAGATCCGGAGGCAGCACCTGCAGGCACAGAC GCTACGTGTCATGGTTTCTTCTACCGGAGAAATCGCACAGGAGGTGGACCTCACGCAGCAGGGGAAACG AGGGCCCAACGAAATCCGTTGCGTTAGGCGGGACTTGCTGCTGCAGGCCTTGGAGGAGGAGCTACCGAGAGGCACCATCCGCTACTCCTCCAGGATCGTGTCCATCGAGGAGGACGGCGGCGTCAAGGTGCTGCAGCTAGCTGACAGTTCAGTCATCAGAGCAAAG GTGCTCGTCGGGTGCGACGGGATCAACTCGGTGGTGGCCAAATGGCTCGGCCTCGCCACGCCGTCCTACTCGGGGCGCTCGGCGGCGAGAGGCTTTGCGCATTACCCGGACGGCCACGGCTTCGAGCCCAAGTTCCTGCAGTTCATCGGCGACGGCTTCCGCTCCGGCATGCTGCCCTGCAACGAGAACGAAATCTACTGGTTCTTCACCTGGACTCCTTCCGAGAACG ACAAGGGCGTCGACGAAAGCGCGGCGAAGATGAAGCAGTTCGTGCTGTCCAAGCTCCGGGGCTCCAAGGTGCCCGCGGAGGCGCTGGCGGTGATCGACAGGAGCGAGATGAGCGACGTCCTGGCCGCGCCGCTGCGGTTCCGGTCTCCGCTCTCGCTGGCCACCGCGAGCATCGCCAGGGGCAACGTGTGCGTGGCCGGCGACGCGCTGCACCCGATGACGCCGGACCTCGGTCAGGGCGGCTGTTCGGCGCTGGAGGACGGCGTCGTTCTTGCCCGATGCCTCGGGGACGccctgctgctgcctgctgccaaGGGCAAGGATGAGGAGCGGGTCGAGGCGGCCTTGCGCGAGTACGCTTGGATCAGGCGGTGGAGGAGCGTCGAGCTCGTCGCGACCGCCTACGCCGTGGGCTTCATCCAGCAGAGTGACAGCGCCGTCGTCAGCTTCCTGCGGGACAGGTTCCTGTCGGGAGTGCTCGCACGAAGGCTACTGAAAATGGCGGACTACGACTGCGGCACGCTCGCAAATTAG
- the LOC136506919 gene encoding cinnamoyl-CoA reductase 1-like isoform X1, with amino-acid sequence MASQLPRVCVTGGGGFIASWLVELLLGRGYAVHATLRDPCDPKNAHLKQLDGAPENLHLFKADVLDCETLTPAVQGCQGVFHLATPVPEDKILHPDLDVLDPAVKGTLNVLKVCSTLKVHKVVVMSSNAAVTSNPNWPQDRIKDESCWSGTEFCKEKEDWYSLAKTLAEQEALEYASNNGLNVVTLCPPFVFGPLLQSSVNTSSKLLIYVIKGGPDVMTNRMWEIVDVRDVADALLLLYEKNQSSGRYICSPNLVCTRDLVDLLKKMYPEYDYVNNVVDVDHAGPPLSSQKLRDLGWEPRKLESTLSDSVQSYEKAGLLQDVPGNPCRLPFVIRAWL; translated from the exons ATGGCGTCGCAGCTGCCACGGGTGTGCGTCACTGGAGGTGGCGGGTTCATCGCCTCCTGGCTCGTGGAGCTGCTCCTCGGCCGTGGCTATGCCGTCCATGCCACTCTCCGTGACCCAT GTGATCCAAAGAATGCCCATCTGAAGCAGCTGGACGGAGCCCCAGAGAATCTGCATCTGTTCAAGGCTGATGTGCTGGACTGCGAGACTCTGACACCCGCGGTTCAAGGATGTCAGGGGGTCTTCCATCTTGCCACTCCGGTGCCTGAAGATAAGATTCTTCATCCTGAC CTCGATGTACTAGACCCTGCTGTGAAAGGCACCTTAAATGTTTTAAAGGTTTGCTCAACTCTGAAGGTTCACAAAGTTGTTGTGATGTCCTCCAATGCTGCTGTTACTTCCAACCCGAATTGGCCTCAAGATAGAATCAAAGACGAGAGTTGCTGGTCAGGCACAGAGTTCTGCAAGGAGAAGGAG GACTGGTATTCCCTTGCCAAGACTCTGGCTGAACAAGAAGCCTTGGAATATGCAAGTAACAACGGACTAAATGTTGTTACACTTTGCCCTCCTTTTGTTTTTGGTCCATTGTTGCAGTCTTCAGTGAATACAAGCAGCAAACTCCTCATCTATGTTATAAAAG GAGGCCCTGATGTGATGACCAACAGAATGTGGGAGATAGTAGACGTCCGCGACGTGGCCGATGCTCTGCTCCTGTTGTACGAGAAGAATCAGTCGTCAGGGAGATACATTTGCTCGCCGAATCTCGTTTGCACTAGGGATTTAGTGGACCTGTTGAAGAAGATGTACCCAGAGTACGATTACGTAAATAA CGTTGTGGATGTTGATCATGCAGGACCACCTTTGTCTAGTCAGAAGCTGAGGGATCTGGGTTGGGAACCAAGGAAGCTGGAATCGACGCTCTCAGACAGCGTCCAGTCATATGAAAAGGCAGGCCTTCTCCAGGATGTACCTGGGAATCCTTGCCGCCTCCCGTTTGTCATTCGTGCGTGGCTGTAG
- the LOC136506919 gene encoding cinnamoyl-CoA reductase 1-like isoform X2 produces the protein MASQLPRVCVTGGGGFIASWLVELLLGRGYAVHATLRDPCDPKNAHLKQLDGAPENLHLFKADVLDCETLTPAVQGCQGVFHLATPVPEDKILHPDVHKVVVMSSNAAVTSNPNWPQDRIKDESCWSGTEFCKEKEDWYSLAKTLAEQEALEYASNNGLNVVTLCPPFVFGPLLQSSVNTSSKLLIYVIKGGPDVMTNRMWEIVDVRDVADALLLLYEKNQSSGRYICSPNLVCTRDLVDLLKKMYPEYDYVNNVVDVDHAGPPLSSQKLRDLGWEPRKLESTLSDSVQSYEKAGLLQDVPGNPCRLPFVIRAWL, from the exons ATGGCGTCGCAGCTGCCACGGGTGTGCGTCACTGGAGGTGGCGGGTTCATCGCCTCCTGGCTCGTGGAGCTGCTCCTCGGCCGTGGCTATGCCGTCCATGCCACTCTCCGTGACCCAT GTGATCCAAAGAATGCCCATCTGAAGCAGCTGGACGGAGCCCCAGAGAATCTGCATCTGTTCAAGGCTGATGTGCTGGACTGCGAGACTCTGACACCCGCGGTTCAAGGATGTCAGGGGGTCTTCCATCTTGCCACTCCGGTGCCTGAAGATAAGATTCTTCATCCTGAC GTTCACAAAGTTGTTGTGATGTCCTCCAATGCTGCTGTTACTTCCAACCCGAATTGGCCTCAAGATAGAATCAAAGACGAGAGTTGCTGGTCAGGCACAGAGTTCTGCAAGGAGAAGGAG GACTGGTATTCCCTTGCCAAGACTCTGGCTGAACAAGAAGCCTTGGAATATGCAAGTAACAACGGACTAAATGTTGTTACACTTTGCCCTCCTTTTGTTTTTGGTCCATTGTTGCAGTCTTCAGTGAATACAAGCAGCAAACTCCTCATCTATGTTATAAAAG GAGGCCCTGATGTGATGACCAACAGAATGTGGGAGATAGTAGACGTCCGCGACGTGGCCGATGCTCTGCTCCTGTTGTACGAGAAGAATCAGTCGTCAGGGAGATACATTTGCTCGCCGAATCTCGTTTGCACTAGGGATTTAGTGGACCTGTTGAAGAAGATGTACCCAGAGTACGATTACGTAAATAA CGTTGTGGATGTTGATCATGCAGGACCACCTTTGTCTAGTCAGAAGCTGAGGGATCTGGGTTGGGAACCAAGGAAGCTGGAATCGACGCTCTCAGACAGCGTCCAGTCATATGAAAAGGCAGGCCTTCTCCAGGATGTACCTGGGAATCCTTGCCGCCTCCCGTTTGTCATTCGTGCGTGGCTGTAG